The following coding sequences lie in one Spodoptera frugiperda isolate SF20-4 chromosome 24, AGI-APGP_CSIRO_Sfru_2.0, whole genome shotgun sequence genomic window:
- the LOC118278589 gene encoding syndetin isoform X1 — MLSEDGMENRRGPPGVNSRSMSVAHSAADLEVLREIEHVYFNPPAEFDAGRYVLEHAPAASCDDIERMFTKLKRQQQVVSGKALHLISQQRDNCDREFKEIQNIREQLSTTLQTCQKARVQLRAASNHLTISTFVILANFRKRQIIRSVLKSLELLRSLRSVEKDVADLLVKKEYYEAIDLILKSKKAASLHKEYTCISDLASRLQDTLDMTEEKLDTVLASLCYNFDETIFRKLRKTYALLGKTQAAMEQLHMHYSSAVNESAVEAVKNYVGDVSDMKFKEMCQSVQANKAPICLLNLCENLFLIMRSYYLLVEWHSKYDEEESIPISSNVFEIEKNVSREYIRQKLKAGLVRIWNDVQAKVSTFLRSSGLEEYPFEKFIQMLGVLRKLTQVAEVFCGDKSDLLQDFIKTQSVVYIKNYHKGRMEELKLFLENEGWEQCPVKSTFNLLYLQEFKQFKKYLNVRTDTSLLKTQSDGASSVHSQEDSLYIAKYFKQNTHHTPFEIFRNENITNDDIFGLEPELVSDDSEDDEPDELKRDFVDENDRPEPHQSPSRVTDSVIVTNTTLSVLRHCGQYLQICRYLPQISLEVVMLMNQLFDYYFFTVHLFFTADLDVASSTLYTPKLNSVLKRIKNNIDTDNSGEIEGKIPCPDAPQHLNMTSEENLHGLPERIVAVESVIFLSKQYEILQPYLESIVAQHQRMILEHFKDNTLAVVQDLRVPVYMCSASKAVDARTALIAMSQVKWDVKNVAVEHSAYVDMIIRKIQVFALRLENISTKITLNIEILNSIWSMVSKFIVHLLVEGFSNATKCSNGGRGLMQLDYRQLFLKLEKISGLRPVPFQEYVDRYVKAYYLPRKSLEEFVLERVEYSNKHLLALVTCACENKKDRQALSVIIESRDPSA; from the exons ATGCTCTCTGAAGATGGTATGGAGAACAGACGCGGACCGCCCGGAGTCAACTCCAGGTCCATGAGCGTTGCACACTCCGCCGCTGATCTTGAG GTGCTCCGAGAGATAGAGCACGTGTACTTCAACCCGCCGGCGGAGTTCGACGCGGGCCGCTACGTGTTGGAGCACGCGCCCGCCGCCTCCTGCGACGACATAGAGCGCATGTTCACTAAGCTGAAGCGGCAGCAACAG GTAGTCTCCGGTAAAGCCCTGCACCTAATCTCCCAACAGAGAGACAACTGCGACAGGGaatttaaagaaatacaaaacataCGCGAACAACTCTCAACTACACTACAAACCTGCCAGAAGGCCCGGGTTCAGCTCCGAGCTGCGTCAAACCACCTCACAATATCCACATTCGTGATCCTTGCAAATTTTCGCAAAAGACAGATCATTCGATCCGTACTCAAGTCTTTAGAGTTACTCAGGAGTTTACGGAGCGTCGAAAAAGATGTAGCGGACTTACTAGTAAAAAAAGAGTATTATGAAGCCATTGATCTGATTCTTAAAAGCAAGAAAGCTGCCAGTCTTCATAAGGAGTACACGTGTATATCAGATTTGGCGTCTCGTCTACAAGACACGCTAGACATGACAGAAGAGAAATTGGATACAGTCTTAGCAAGTCTCTGCTACAATTTCGACGAAACTATATTTCGGAAATTGCGAAAAACATACGCTTTGCTCGGTAAAACTCAAGCGGCTATGGAGCAGTTACACATGCATTATTCTTCTGCGGTTAACGAATCTGCTGTTGAAGCAGTAAAGAATTACGTGGGTGATGTATCCGATATGAAATTTAAGGAAATGTGTCAGTCAGTCCAAGCGAATAAGGCTCCTATTTGCTTGTTGAATTTGTGCGAAAATCTCTTTCTTATCATGAGGAGTTACTACCTTCTAGTCGAATGGCATTCGAAATACGATGAAGAAGAATCGATTCCTATATCGAGTAACGTTTTTGAAATCGAGAAGAATGTCAGTCGGGAGTATATAAGACAGAAGTTAAAAGCTGGGCTCGTTCGCATTTGGAACGATGTACAAGCTAAAGTGTCAACGTTTTTGCGCAGTTCTGGCTTAGAAGAGTATCCGTTTGAGAAGTTCATACAAATGCTAGGTGTTTTAAGGAAATTGACTCAAGTGGCTGAGGTTTTTTGTGGTGATAAATCGGATCTTTTACAGGACTTTATAAAGACTCAGAGTGTTGTATACATAAAGAATTATCACAAAGGTCGTATGGAGGAATTGAAACTCTTCTTAGAGAATGAGGGGTGGGAACAATGTCCAGTTAAATCTACGTTCAATTTACTCTACCTACAAGAGTTTAAACAGTTCAAAAAGTACCTGAATGTAAGGACGGACACTTCGCTTCTAAAGACCCAGTCTGATGGAGCTTCGTCAGTCCACTCGCAAGAAGACAGCCTCTATATAGCGAAGTACTTTAAACAGAACACTCATCACACCCCATTTGAAATCTTCCGCAATGAGAATATAACGAATGATGATATCTTTGGCCTTGAACCGGAGTTGGTGAGCGACGATTCAGAGGACGACGAACCGGATGAGCTAAAGAGGGACTTTGTGGACGAAAATGATCGCCCTGAACCTCACCAAAGTCCGAGCAGGGTAACCGACAGTGTTATAGTGACCAATACCACTCTATCAGTCTTAAGACACTGCGGACAATACCTCCAAATATGTCGCTACTTACCCCAAATTTCGTTAGAAGTCGTCATGCTAATGAACCAACTTTTCGACTACTATTTCTTCACTGTACACCTATTCTTCACCGCAGATTTAGACGTTGCATCATCTACTTTATACACTCCAAAATTGAACTCTGTGTTAAAGAGGATAAAGAATAATATTGATACGGATAACTCTGGTGAGATTGAGGGCAAAATCCCTTGTCCAGATGCGCCTCAACATTTAAATATGACTTCAGAAGAAAATTTGCACGGTCTCCCTGAAAGGATTGTGGCGGTTGAAAGCGTAATTTTCTTGTCAAAGCAATATGAGATCTTGCAACCGTATTTAGAGTCTATAGTCGCACAGCATCAGAGGATgattttagaacattttaagGATAATACGTTAGCTGTCGTTCAGGATTTGAGAGTACCAGTTTATATGTGTTCCGCGTCTAAAGCGGTTGACGCTAGAACTGCTTTAATAGCGATGTCCCAAGTCAAATGGGACGTGAAGAATGTAGCAGTTGAACACAGCGCGTATGTAGACATGATCATACGTAAAATACAAGTGTTTGCGCTCCGTCTAGAGAATATATCGACGAAAATAACGCTTAATATTGAGATTTTAAACTCAATATGGAGTATGGTATCGAAATTTATTGTTCATCTCCTCGTCGAAGGCTTTTCGAATGCGACTAAATGTTCGAATGGGGGTCGGGGGTTAATGCAACTGGATTATAGGCAGTTGTTCCTGAAATTGGAGAAGATTTCAGGATTAAGGCCTGTCCCCTTTCAAGAGTATGTAGATAGGTATGTCAAGGCCTACTATTTGCCTAGAAAAAGTCTAGAAGAATTCGTCTTAGAGAGGGTTGAATATTCCAACAAACATCTTTTGGCTCTAGTCACCTGTGCCtgcgaaaataaaaaagatagaCAAGCGTTGTCTGTGATTATTGAGAGTAGAGATCCGAGTGCGTAG
- the LOC118278589 gene encoding syndetin isoform X2 has translation MLQVLREIEHVYFNPPAEFDAGRYVLEHAPAASCDDIERMFTKLKRQQQVVSGKALHLISQQRDNCDREFKEIQNIREQLSTTLQTCQKARVQLRAASNHLTISTFVILANFRKRQIIRSVLKSLELLRSLRSVEKDVADLLVKKEYYEAIDLILKSKKAASLHKEYTCISDLASRLQDTLDMTEEKLDTVLASLCYNFDETIFRKLRKTYALLGKTQAAMEQLHMHYSSAVNESAVEAVKNYVGDVSDMKFKEMCQSVQANKAPICLLNLCENLFLIMRSYYLLVEWHSKYDEEESIPISSNVFEIEKNVSREYIRQKLKAGLVRIWNDVQAKVSTFLRSSGLEEYPFEKFIQMLGVLRKLTQVAEVFCGDKSDLLQDFIKTQSVVYIKNYHKGRMEELKLFLENEGWEQCPVKSTFNLLYLQEFKQFKKYLNVRTDTSLLKTQSDGASSVHSQEDSLYIAKYFKQNTHHTPFEIFRNENITNDDIFGLEPELVSDDSEDDEPDELKRDFVDENDRPEPHQSPSRVTDSVIVTNTTLSVLRHCGQYLQICRYLPQISLEVVMLMNQLFDYYFFTVHLFFTADLDVASSTLYTPKLNSVLKRIKNNIDTDNSGEIEGKIPCPDAPQHLNMTSEENLHGLPERIVAVESVIFLSKQYEILQPYLESIVAQHQRMILEHFKDNTLAVVQDLRVPVYMCSASKAVDARTALIAMSQVKWDVKNVAVEHSAYVDMIIRKIQVFALRLENISTKITLNIEILNSIWSMVSKFIVHLLVEGFSNATKCSNGGRGLMQLDYRQLFLKLEKISGLRPVPFQEYVDRYVKAYYLPRKSLEEFVLERVEYSNKHLLALVTCACENKKDRQALSVIIESRDPSA, from the exons ATGTTACAGGTGCTCCGAGAGATAGAGCACGTGTACTTCAACCCGCCGGCGGAGTTCGACGCGGGCCGCTACGTGTTGGAGCACGCGCCCGCCGCCTCCTGCGACGACATAGAGCGCATGTTCACTAAGCTGAAGCGGCAGCAACAG GTAGTCTCCGGTAAAGCCCTGCACCTAATCTCCCAACAGAGAGACAACTGCGACAGGGaatttaaagaaatacaaaacataCGCGAACAACTCTCAACTACACTACAAACCTGCCAGAAGGCCCGGGTTCAGCTCCGAGCTGCGTCAAACCACCTCACAATATCCACATTCGTGATCCTTGCAAATTTTCGCAAAAGACAGATCATTCGATCCGTACTCAAGTCTTTAGAGTTACTCAGGAGTTTACGGAGCGTCGAAAAAGATGTAGCGGACTTACTAGTAAAAAAAGAGTATTATGAAGCCATTGATCTGATTCTTAAAAGCAAGAAAGCTGCCAGTCTTCATAAGGAGTACACGTGTATATCAGATTTGGCGTCTCGTCTACAAGACACGCTAGACATGACAGAAGAGAAATTGGATACAGTCTTAGCAAGTCTCTGCTACAATTTCGACGAAACTATATTTCGGAAATTGCGAAAAACATACGCTTTGCTCGGTAAAACTCAAGCGGCTATGGAGCAGTTACACATGCATTATTCTTCTGCGGTTAACGAATCTGCTGTTGAAGCAGTAAAGAATTACGTGGGTGATGTATCCGATATGAAATTTAAGGAAATGTGTCAGTCAGTCCAAGCGAATAAGGCTCCTATTTGCTTGTTGAATTTGTGCGAAAATCTCTTTCTTATCATGAGGAGTTACTACCTTCTAGTCGAATGGCATTCGAAATACGATGAAGAAGAATCGATTCCTATATCGAGTAACGTTTTTGAAATCGAGAAGAATGTCAGTCGGGAGTATATAAGACAGAAGTTAAAAGCTGGGCTCGTTCGCATTTGGAACGATGTACAAGCTAAAGTGTCAACGTTTTTGCGCAGTTCTGGCTTAGAAGAGTATCCGTTTGAGAAGTTCATACAAATGCTAGGTGTTTTAAGGAAATTGACTCAAGTGGCTGAGGTTTTTTGTGGTGATAAATCGGATCTTTTACAGGACTTTATAAAGACTCAGAGTGTTGTATACATAAAGAATTATCACAAAGGTCGTATGGAGGAATTGAAACTCTTCTTAGAGAATGAGGGGTGGGAACAATGTCCAGTTAAATCTACGTTCAATTTACTCTACCTACAAGAGTTTAAACAGTTCAAAAAGTACCTGAATGTAAGGACGGACACTTCGCTTCTAAAGACCCAGTCTGATGGAGCTTCGTCAGTCCACTCGCAAGAAGACAGCCTCTATATAGCGAAGTACTTTAAACAGAACACTCATCACACCCCATTTGAAATCTTCCGCAATGAGAATATAACGAATGATGATATCTTTGGCCTTGAACCGGAGTTGGTGAGCGACGATTCAGAGGACGACGAACCGGATGAGCTAAAGAGGGACTTTGTGGACGAAAATGATCGCCCTGAACCTCACCAAAGTCCGAGCAGGGTAACCGACAGTGTTATAGTGACCAATACCACTCTATCAGTCTTAAGACACTGCGGACAATACCTCCAAATATGTCGCTACTTACCCCAAATTTCGTTAGAAGTCGTCATGCTAATGAACCAACTTTTCGACTACTATTTCTTCACTGTACACCTATTCTTCACCGCAGATTTAGACGTTGCATCATCTACTTTATACACTCCAAAATTGAACTCTGTGTTAAAGAGGATAAAGAATAATATTGATACGGATAACTCTGGTGAGATTGAGGGCAAAATCCCTTGTCCAGATGCGCCTCAACATTTAAATATGACTTCAGAAGAAAATTTGCACGGTCTCCCTGAAAGGATTGTGGCGGTTGAAAGCGTAATTTTCTTGTCAAAGCAATATGAGATCTTGCAACCGTATTTAGAGTCTATAGTCGCACAGCATCAGAGGATgattttagaacattttaagGATAATACGTTAGCTGTCGTTCAGGATTTGAGAGTACCAGTTTATATGTGTTCCGCGTCTAAAGCGGTTGACGCTAGAACTGCTTTAATAGCGATGTCCCAAGTCAAATGGGACGTGAAGAATGTAGCAGTTGAACACAGCGCGTATGTAGACATGATCATACGTAAAATACAAGTGTTTGCGCTCCGTCTAGAGAATATATCGACGAAAATAACGCTTAATATTGAGATTTTAAACTCAATATGGAGTATGGTATCGAAATTTATTGTTCATCTCCTCGTCGAAGGCTTTTCGAATGCGACTAAATGTTCGAATGGGGGTCGGGGGTTAATGCAACTGGATTATAGGCAGTTGTTCCTGAAATTGGAGAAGATTTCAGGATTAAGGCCTGTCCCCTTTCAAGAGTATGTAGATAGGTATGTCAAGGCCTACTATTTGCCTAGAAAAAGTCTAGAAGAATTCGTCTTAGAGAGGGTTGAATATTCCAACAAACATCTTTTGGCTCTAGTCACCTGTGCCtgcgaaaataaaaaagatagaCAAGCGTTGTCTGTGATTATTGAGAGTAGAGATCCGAGTGCGTAG
- the LOC118278882 gene encoding GDP-fucose protein O-fucosyltransferase 2: MKCQMNKIIIFRKNIPKHFLIYTIFKMLILSVIVTSLVLAAAEEDTSAQYCDKTTKSCGNDEETTYGKKHIFYDVNPPEGFNLRRDVYMRFAIMLAEAQKQGKDNWELVLPPWYNLYHWRSGRREPQPWNKYFDIKSLKSYSPVVEMHEIFSKTKKKQLEIDVLFMLENYEDPFENGVFDEKWEIKGDCEYDGLYWGYNNITAKEVLCVKFQGKISQLWELIALHPHAKKIMFTHGEIPLHDTYGTKSYWDCRKSMKFNKNLIHIAKEYIAEYLKCKTEQCATYLSVHWRRQDFARSRGNQVPSIAGTAKQIRKALKKLPNINKVFIATDASMSEINKLEKSLNDYGYETHFFLPSPSIIEEYGDGGIAIIDQIISSHAAYFIGTHESTFTYRIQEEREILGFESSTTFNRLCPDTGRCEKSTKWLIVN; encoded by the coding sequence ATGAAATGTCAAATgaacaaaatcataatatttagaaaaaacatTCCTaagcattttttaatttatacaatctttaaaatgttaattttaagtgTAATAGTCACTAGTTTAGTTCTTGCGGCTGCTGAAGAAGACACGAGCGCGCAATACTgtgataaaacaacaaaatcgtGTGGAAACGACGAAGAAACTACTTACGGcaaaaaacacattttctaCGATGTAAATCCTCCTGAAGGCTTCAATTTACGGAGGGACGTGTATATGAGGTTCGCTATAATGCTAGCTGAGGCACAGAAACAAGGTAAAGACAACTGGGAGTTAGTTTTACCGCCTTGGTATAACCTGTATCACTGGCGGTCGGGTCGGCGCGAACCGCAGCCATGGAACAAATATTTCGATATTAAATCGCTAAAATCATACTCTCCCGTCGTTGAAATGCACGAAATATTCTCCAAAACCAAGAAAAAGCAGTTAGAAatcgatgttttatttatgcTAGAGAATTATGAGGATCCGTTTGAAAACGGAgtttttgacgaaaaatgggaGATCAAGGGGGATTGTGAATACGATGGTTTATACTGGGGGTATAACAATATAACAGCGAAAGAGGTTTTATGTGTCAAATTCCAAGGAAAAATATCACAACTATGGGAGTTGATTGCTTTGCATCCGCAtgcaaaaaaaattatgtttactCATGGAGAAATCCCTTTACACGATACCTATGGCACTAAATCCTACTGGGACTGCCGCAAAAGCATGAAATTCAACAAAAATCTCATCCATATAGCCAAAGAGTACATCGCAGAATATTTAAAGTGTAAAACGGAGCAATGCGCTACGTACCTCAGCGTCCACTGGCGAAGACAGGACTTTGCACGTAGCAGAGGCAACCAGGTACCGTCTATAGCTGGTACCGCAAAACAGATACGTAAAGCATTAAAGAAATTAccgaatataaataaagtattcatAGCAACTGATGCGTCAAtgtctgaaataaataagttagaAAAGTCTTTAAATGATTACGGTTACGAAACACACTTTTTCTTACCGAGTCCGTCTATTATTGAGGAGTACGGAGATGGTGGTATAGCTATAATAGACCAAATAATTTCCTCGCATGCTGCATACTTCATCGGTACCCATGAAAGTACATTTACGTACAGAATTCAAGAGGAACGGGAGATTTTGGGTTTCGAAAGCAGCACTACGTTTAACAGACTATGTCCTGATACCGGACGTTGTGAGAAATCTACGAAATGGttgattgtaaattaa
- the LOC118278847 gene encoding methyltransferase-like protein 17, mitochondrial, whose amino-acid sequence MFRKLRIKYFKSIYANYTTKVAVDPTLKESFDANVFKPRKHPGTNRIKIATIPPDIQKAIKLILDDAGAKAYYQESIKLSNYIRSRHLPPEDGEIDEKALKLRNTISKQVYSSIDRDLSPEELEVYEKKIQNKVFGALKKNVYRWGNIAYDKPTSLQYLMSRAAPEYAVLLRILDEIKKFNPDYKPRSFFDFGSGVGTGTWAINHFWKNDIFEYFCVDTSPTMHDLARLILCQGKDNVEMPLKGFFQRQFLPASSDLKYSIVLSAYSLFELPSLQSRLETIQKLWNKTEDYLIIVEHGSNAGFQVVNEAREFVLNLKGKKGKEGYAFSPCPNDNVCPRYLEHETPCNFLMKYESLPYVGKAEVYADLFSYVILKKGVRSPNDPQWPRIVRAPIVRSKHTICKLCTAQGELKEVIFSKAKYDQTTYRCARSCNWGDLLPVK is encoded by the coding sequence atgtttagaaaattaagaataaagtattttaagtcTATTTACGCCAATTATACAACGAAGGTAGCTGTGGACCCTACTCTGAAGGAAAGTTTCGATGCCAATGTATTCAAACCACGCAAACATCCGGGTACAAATCGAATCAAAATCGCTACTATACCTCCGGACATTCAGAAGGCTATAAAACTAATTCTGGACGACGCAGGAGCTAAAGCATACTACCAGGAGAGCATAAAACTCAGCAACTACATCCGCTCTCGCCATTTACCGCCAGAAGATGGTGAAATCGACGAAAAAGCACTAAAGTTGCGTAACACAATTTCGAAACAAGTTTATTCTAGTATTGACCGAGATTTATCGCCAGAAGAGCTAGAAGTATACGAGAAAAAGATACAGAATAAGGTTTTTGGTGCTTTAAAGAAGAATGTGTATCGATGGGGCAACATAGCTTACGATAAACCGACCTCTTTGCAGTATTTAATGAGTCGAGCCGCTCCGGAGTACGCAGTCTTATTACGGATCTTAGATGAGATAAAAAAGTTCAACCCGGACTATAAACCGCGCAGTTTCTTCGACTTTGGCTCCGGAGTAGGCACCGGTACCTGGGCCATTAACCATTTCTGGaaaaatgatatatttgaatactTCTGCGTTGATACGTCCCCCACAATGCACGATTTGGCCCGTCTCATCCTCTGCCAAGGGAAAGACAACGTAGAAATGCCTTTAAAAGGATTCTTTCAACGACAGTTCCTTCCAGCATCTTCAGATCTGAAATACAGCATCGTATTATCCGCATACTCACTCTTCGAATTACCGAGCCTACAATCTAGACTAGAAACGATACAAAAGCTTTGGAATAAAACCGAGGACTATTTAATAATTGTCGAACACGGTTCAAATGCTGGTTTCCAAGTAGTTAACGAAGCTAGAGAATTTGTTCTAAACTTGAAAGGAAAAAAAGGCAAAGAAGGTTACGCATTTTCTCCGTGTCCAAATGACAATGTCTGTCCACGGTACTTGGAACATGAAACTCCATGTAACTTTCTCATGAAGTACGAATCATTACCGTATGTGGGCAAAGCAGAAGTCTACGCAGATCTGTTTTCATATGTTATACTCAAGAAAGGAGTCCGTTCTCCCAATGATCCGCAATGGCCAAGGATTGTTCGAGCTCCCATAGTACGgtcaaaacatacaatttgtaaGCTATGTACGGCGCAGGGAGAGTTGAAAGAAGTGATATTTTCTAAAGCGAAGTACGATCAGACTACGTACAGATGTGCAAGGTCTTGTAATTGGGGAGATTTGTTGcctgttaaataa